GCTCCTGGGCCGCGTCCTCACGCGCCCCATGGCCACGCTGCTGGAAGGCATGCGGGCCTACTCGCGCGGAGACCTGTCCGTCCGTCTCCCCGTCCCCGAGCCCGCTCGCGATGAGCTCCAGTTCCTCCTGGGCCAGTTCAACCGCATGGGCCAGGAGCTACTGGACCAGCGCGAACACCTCAAGGCCGCCCAGCAGATCGCCGCGTGGCAGGACGTGGCGCGGGCGCTCGCCCACGAGCTGAAGAACCCCCTGACCGCAATGAGGCTGTCGCTCGCGCGTCTGTCTCCCCAGGATGCCGGCACCCCACCCGACCCGACACGCCTCGCCGAAGCCGTGGCCCTCCTCCAGGAGGAGGTGGAGCTGCTCATGCGCATGACCCAGAGCTTCTCCACCTTCGCGCGCCTGCCGGCCCCCCGCTTCCAGGACGTCGCGCTGCGTCCACTGCTCGCGGAGGTGTGCGCGCTGTACGCGGGCACGTCGCCGGTGCCCGTGATGCTCGACCCCGGTGAAGACGTGTCACTGCGCGCGGACCCGGATGGACTGCGCCGCCTCTTCGGCAACCTGGTGAAGAACGCCACCGAGGCCTCCGCACCGGACGCCCCACCCGTCCACGTCGCGCTGCACGGAGCCGCGGACGGACGCGTGCACGTCACCGTGAGCGACGGCGGCAGCGGCGTCACCGGCGTCCTGGAGGGCCCTGCCCTCACCCGGGGCCTGTTCAGCACCAAGCCCGGTGGCAGCGGGCTGGGCCTGCCCATCGCGCAGAAGATTGCCCACGAGCACGGCGGCACCTTGAGGTTGGAGCCGGGCGCCCAGGGTGGCACCCGGGCCCAGGTGGTGCTGCCTTCCGACGCCTCCCAGGTGCCCACATGAAGACCGGAGCCCGCATCCTCATCGTCGATGACGACCCCGGCGTCCTGCGGGCCGTGCGCGGGTTGCTCCAGGACGGGGGCTTCACGCCCGTGGAAGCCCGCTCCACGGCGGAGGCCTCGCGTCTGCTCGAAGCCCCGGACGCGCCGCCCGCGCTGATGCTGCTGGACCTGCGCATGCCGGGCGAGACCGGGCTGGAGCTGCTGGCGCGTCTGCCCAAGCCGCTGCCCGTCCCCGTGGTGGTCCTGTCCGGCGAAGCCTCTCCTACCGAAGCCGTGCAGGCCCTGAAGCTGGGCGCCACGGACTTCGTGGAGAAGCCTCCGTCCCCCGAGCGGCTCCTCACGGCGCTGCACAACGCGCTGGCCCTGGGCGCGCTGCGCGAGGAGCGCGAACGGTTGCTCGACGCGCTGGCCCAGCCGGGGAACCTGGTGGGCGAGAGCCCGGCCATGGAGTCCCTGCGCCAGCTCATCGCGCGCGTGGGCCCGAGCGACACGGCGGTGCTGATCACCGGAGAGACGGGCACGGGCAAGGAGCGCGTGGCGCAGGCGCTGCACAAGGCCTCCGGACGCAAGGGCCGGCTGGTGGCGGTCAACTGCGCGGCCATCCCCTCCACGCTGCTGGAGAGCGAGCTGTTCGGCCACGAGCGAGGCGCCTTCTCCGGCGCGGTGGCGCGGCGCGCGGGCCGCTTCGAACAGGCCCAAGGCGGCACGCTGTTCCTGGACGAGTTGGGGGACATGCCGCTGGAGCTCCAGGCCAAGCTGCTGCGCGTCCTGGAGACGCGGCAGGTGGAGCGGCTGGGCGGCACGCTGCCAGTGCCCGTGGACGTGCGCATCCTCGCGGCCACGCACCAGGACCTGGGCCGCGCGGTGAAGGAAGGCCGCTTCCGGCAGGACCTCTTTTTCCGCCTCAACGTGTTGCCCCTGCACCTGCCGCCGCTGCGCGAACGTCCCGAGGACCTGCTGCCCCTCGCGCGCGTCTTCGCGGCGGAGCTCGCGGGCCCCAAGACGCCGCTCGTGCTCGCGCCGGGAGCGGAGGCCGCGCTGCGCGCCTACCCGTGGCCCGGCAACGTGCGCGAGCTGCGCAACGTCATCGAGCGGCTGAACCTGCTTCGCGGCGAGGGTCCGCTGGAGCTGGGACCGGACGCGGTGGCGGCTCCCACGGGCGCCGCACCCGCGCCGCGCAGGACGTTGGGGGACAAGAGCTACCGCGAGCACGTGGAGGACTTCGAGCGGGACCTCATCCGCGCCGCGCTCCGCGAAGGTGAGAGCATCGCCGGGGCCGCGCGCATCCTCCAGGTGGACCGGGGCAACCTCTACCGGCGCATCAAGGCCCTGGGTCTGCCTGTGTCTTCGTGAGCCGCGCGATGTCACGGCCACAACCGCCCGAGACATCCGGATGTGTCCATGACATCCGCCCGTCTGCTCGCCCTCCGTCGTTCCGGGCACTTGCCGCGAGGCCCCGCCTGGAACGGAGCATGCTCCTACCGCCCTCCATGAACCGTCTCGCACTGGCGCTCTGCTTCGTCTCGCTCGCTGCCCTGGGCCAACCCACACCGGATGCCGGCACCTCCGCCGGGGTCCCCGCTTCCCATCCCGCACCGGATGCCGGTGGCGCCTCCGCGCCTTCGGCCAGCGACGCGGCCCGCCCCGCTCAAGAGGGCAACCCTTCCGACGCTTCGGCCACCCTCCACACGGCGCCTGCGCCATCGGAGGACTCCGATGACTCAACGTGCCCGGAGGGCTTCAACGAGGACGATGGCGACCTCTCGGACTCCACGGTGCTCGGAGCCATGCAGGTCGAGGTGGACGGCCGGGGACTCACGCCCACGGGCCTGGAGTTTCGCGGGCTCCAGCGGCTCACGGAGGCGCAGGTCCGCAAGCTCGTGGGCGCACCGCCCCCGGATGCATCCCGCCCCCTGACGGCCACGCAGGTGCAGTCCCTGCTGCATCGCCTGGCGCGCACCGGCCTCTTCGCCCGCGTGGAGCCGCGTGTTCGCGTCAGTGAGCAGGGTCCGGCCCTGCTCGAAGTGACGTTGCAGGAGAACCCCACGCTCACCTCGGTGGAGTTCGAAGGCCTTCAAGACCTCCGGCCCGACGAACTGTGGGGAGCGCTGTTCGAGCGTTCCGCCGACGCGGCCGAGGACGATGACGAGGTCACCACGCTGAGCTTCCACACGCGCCGCGGGCAACTGAGGGTCGTCAGCCCGTGCCCACCGCCGCGCCCGCCCCGGGCGTGGCTGGCGCGACGGGAGGGCGGCGCGTTCCGCCCCGGCATCATGCGGGGAGGCCTGGACGCCGCGCTCGACCGCGTCCTCAAGACGCTGCGCGAGGGCGACGGATACCTGCTCGCGACGGTGTCCGCGACGCTGTCCCCTGAAGGCCGGCTGGTCGTGACGGTGGACGAAGGCCAGCTGGAGTCCGTGGAGGTGCGTGGCGTGGACGACGCGATGGCCACACGGGTGCGCGAAGCCCTGGGCCTGGAGCCCGGCGACGTCTTCCTCCGCAGTGATGCCCGCCGCGCCATGGAGCGCATGGAGTCGCGGCTGCCCTTCCTGCGCGCGGTGGACAGCGAGGACCTCCAGGAGGAACGCACGGCCGTGCGCATCGTCGAGGAGCGCGAGGCCGACGGCACGCGGACCTACCGCACGCAAGAGGAGCCCCGCCGAAAGCCGCGGCGCCACGAGCGCGTGGAGTTCGAGTTGGGCTGGAACCGGATGTTCAACGGCTGGCGCGACGCCGGGAGCGACGGCCTCACGCTGGCGGGGAAGCGGCTGATCGTGCACGTGCGCCCGCGTCCTCCGGACCTGGACGTGGACCTGCTGCCCGTGCACACGCAGGTGACGGGCTTCGCGCCGGGGCTCAAGGCGAGCCTGCGCATCTTCGACTCCCGAGACCGCGTGCACACGACGCTGGAGGGAGGCTTCTTCATCCCCCTGCGGCTGGGCGGACAGCACATCCCGGATGATCCGGAGGGCACGAGCCGTCAGCGCCACGTCAACCTGCTGGGCGGCGCGAAGGTGCAACTGCCCGCGCTGGGCATCGAGGAGCTGGGCGCGCAGGTGCACGACTTCATCGACACGCTGGACCGCTGGCGGCTGGGGGACTTCGACTCGTACTTCTACTCGTTCCTCATCAACCGGCCGGACCGGGACTACTTCCGCCGTCAGGGCTTCACGGCCTTCGCCACCTGGCGTTGGGCGGACTCGTGGCTCGCGGGCGTGGAGGTGCGCGGTGACACGATGAGCTCGCTCCAGTCCTTCACGCCGCCGCTCAGCCTCTTCCGGAATGATGACCCGCCGTTCCCGAACGCGCCGGTGAACGAAGGGCGCTTCCGTTCAGCGGTGGTGCGGCTGGAGTACAGCGAAACCGCGGAGCGCGACACGCGCGTGGGCTCGCTCTTCCGCACGCCGGAGACGTCCCTCTTCAAGCATCATGAGAGCTGGAGGCGCGAATCCAGGCTGCGCGGCTTCGTGACGCTGGAGGTGGGCGAAGGCCCGGGCGCGGACGGCGCGGATGCGCGCTTCTGGAAGCTGGTGGGCGACGTGGCGCTGGACATGCCCATGAAGTGGGACACTCGATTGAACCTGCGCCTGCGGGCCGCGACGGGCCACGACCTGCCGCTGCAGAAGCAGGAGGCGCTGGGAGGCTGGAGCGCGCTGCGAGGCTTCGGCTTCAAGGAGTTCCGGGGCGGAGACAGCTCGGTGCTCGCGAGCGCCGAGTACCGCTGGGACTGCCTGGGCCTCTTCGCGGACCTGGGTTCGGTGCACGCCGCGAGCGCATGGTCGGACGCGAAGTTGGGCCTGGGGGCCAGCCTCCACCTCGGTGACACCCTGCGCTTCGAGGCCGCCTGGCGCATCGACGAAAAGGCCCGGCTCGAGCCCGAGGCGCGCCTGCTGTTCAACCGGACCTTCTGAGCCATGGGAAGGCACGCCACAAAGGGCAGGCAAGGCGCGGCGCTCGTCGTCGCGGCGGGCCTGCTCGCGTCCGGAGCACACGCGGAAGAGGCGTCCGCCGCCTGCACCGCGACGCTCTCCGGCAAGCGCGTGATGGTCCGGCCGGAGGCACGCGCCTTCATCTCCCCGGAGCTGGACCGGCTGGTGCGGCTGGGCCTCGCGGGGAAGCTGGAGGTGGAGCTGACGCTCTGGAAGCGCCGCGCCTTCTGGTTCGACGCGCACCTGGACAGCGCGCGGGTCACCCAGGTGCTCGCCTTCACGCAAGAGGGCTACGTCCTGGACGGGCGAGAGCTGACCGGAGGCGTGGGCACGCTGGAGCTGGAGCGCGTGGCCTGGACGCTGGACTCCAGGCCCGGAGCGGACGAGCACTTCGTCGTGCGGGTGGAGGTGCGGCTCCAGGTCGTGACGGCCGCGAGCCTGGGCCGCATGGCGCGCTGGCTCACCCAGGGTGAGGCCTCGTCCTCCGGAACACCCGTCCTGGGGAGCCTGCTGCGCTCCGTGGCGGAAGACCTGGCGAGACAGGCCACCGGCCGCTGCGACGTGAGCCGCCAGCCCTGACGCGGCCCTCAGCCCCGCCGCGCCACCAGCGCCACCAGCGCGATGCGCTCCACGCCCGCGTACGGCTCCTTCTCCAGCTCCTCGCCGAACACGTCCGGGTCCAGCTCCTCGTAGCGCACCTCCGAGAGCGGCGCGCCCCGCCACACCGGCTCCAGCGCGGTGCGCAGCAGGTCCTCACCGTCCACCACCGGCGCTCCCGTGTAGAGCACCAGCGTGCCGCCCGGCCCCAGGCGCTCCACGCTCTCACGCACGATGCGCACCGACAGCTCCGTGCCGTGCGTGCCGCCGCCATCCCGGTACGTGCGCTTGTCCGTGTCCGCCAGGTACGGCGGGTTCGCCATGATGAGGTCGAACCGGCCAGACACGTCCCGCAGCAGGTCCGAGTGCACCGCCTGGACCGCGTGCGCGCCGTTCAGCCTCGCGTTCACCCGCGAGTACTCCAGCGCCAACGGGTTCAAATCCGCGAGCACCACCTGCGCGCTCCGCGCCGCCACCGACAGGCCCCCGGCCCCCGAGCCGCACCCCAGGTCCACCGCGCGCCGGAAACTGCCCGGCACCCGCTGGAGCAACGCGCAGAACCGGTAGGTGTCCGGCCCGAAGAACACCGCGTCCTGCTCCGACGTGGGCCACGCCGAATGGACGTACAGCCCCGCGCCCAGGCTGGAGAACCGCACCCGGCTCCGGTGCGTCCCGTCCCTGCAGTCCACCAGCGCGCCCGCCTCCTCCAGCAGCGCCACCATCCGGGGCTCCAGCACGCCCGGTCCGAAAGGCCGGCTCCATCCGAAGACGTCCCGGACCGAGTGGGCCACCTTCGCCCCCGGCCGCGCGTTCACCCGCCGGTGCGTCTCCGGGGTCACCGTCGTGAAGGCATACCCCCTGGCGCGAAGAGCCTCGCCCAGCGCCACCAGCGCGGCCTCCCTCACCTCCATGCCCCCGGCCCCATTGCCACCATCCACGTCGCGCCCTTTCGAAGGGTTTCCCCTTCAACGTGGGACCGGCCGTCCAAGGCGACAAGGCGCCTTTGCGCCAGGGCCGCCCGCCAGCACGGACCCGGGGGCTCAGCGGTCAGCAGGCAGGGGAGCGTCCAGCAGGTCCTGGATGCCCGGCACCTCCACCACGAACTGCAGGAAGTTGCGCAGGATGCGCCCCGTGGCGCCCCAGATGACGTGCTCGCCGTGCGTGTAGAAGTGCACGTCGTGCTCCATCCCCTCCCAGATGTGCCGCTCCACCCGGAGGATGGCGGGGTCCAGCAGGCGCGCCAGCGGCACCTCCAGCACCAGGTCCACTTCCATCGGATTGGGCACGTACCTTCCGTCCCCCGGTACGACGCCCACGTAGGGACGGATGCGGTACGCGGACGTGGTGGGCGTCTCGTCCAGCAGGCCCAGCACGCGCACGTGCGCGCGAGCGATGCCCAGCTCCTCCTCCGTCTCGCGCAGCGCGGTCTCCACCGGCGTGACGTCCCGCGCCTCCTGGCCTCCGCCCGGGAAGGCGTACTGCCCCGCGTGCGTGCGCAGGGTGGCGGGCCGCCGCGTGAAGACCACGTGGGGCACGCCATCCCGCTCGAAGAGGGGCACCAGCACGGCGGCCTCTCGCAGCGCCCGGCCCTTCCACTCGAACGTCCGCGCCGGCCTCGCCGTCAGCCGCGACTCCAGCGCATCGAACAGGGCCTGCACGCGCACGACCTCCCCCTTCCTCAGTCCGTGATCTGCTTCTCCACCGGCGGCTTCGTCGGAGCCTCCGGCGTCGCCAGGTTCTCCACGCCGGACATCGGCTTGAGGATGTTCGCCTGCAACAGCCCCAAGAGCAGCACCCCCAGCGCGATGCGGTACACCACGAACACCAACGTGGTGCGCCGCTTCAGGAAGCTCAACAGCCACGCGATGGCGGCCATGCCCGACAGGAAGGCCACCAGCGTCCCCACCACCAGGGCCACCGTCGACGGCCGCTGCGTGGCCTCCAGCAGGTGCTTCAG
The sequence above is drawn from the Corallococcus sp. NCRR genome and encodes:
- a CDS encoding NUDIX hydrolase, with product MRVQALFDALESRLTARPARTFEWKGRALREAAVLVPLFERDGVPHVVFTRRPATLRTHAGQYAFPGGGQEARDVTPVETALRETEEELGIARAHVRVLGLLDETPTTSAYRIRPYVGVVPGDGRYVPNPMEVDLVLEVPLARLLDPAILRVERHIWEGMEHDVHFYTHGEHVIWGATGRILRNFLQFVVEVPGIQDLLDAPLPADR
- a CDS encoding N5-glutamine methyltransferase family protein, whose amino-acid sequence is MEVREAALVALGEALRARGYAFTTVTPETHRRVNARPGAKVAHSVRDVFGWSRPFGPGVLEPRMVALLEEAGALVDCRDGTHRSRVRFSSLGAGLYVHSAWPTSEQDAVFFGPDTYRFCALLQRVPGSFRRAVDLGCGSGAGGLSVAARSAQVVLADLNPLALEYSRVNARLNGAHAVQAVHSDLLRDVSGRFDLIMANPPYLADTDKRTYRDGGGTHGTELSVRIVRESVERLGPGGTLVLYTGAPVVDGEDLLRTALEPVWRGAPLSEVRYEELDPDVFGEELEKEPYAGVERIALVALVARRG
- a CDS encoding sensor histidine kinase — protein: MSRAPSMGPPPPPFRFRRRLLAVMLLAGLIPLGLLGALAQGVLERVLSISIAPVEAVLDTVSDELSRRGLPPDALDEARLNLAQAELARRALVRRVPVFIAGVGAIAAVVLAVSAVLLGRVLTRPMATLLEGMRAYSRGDLSVRLPVPEPARDELQFLLGQFNRMGQELLDQREHLKAAQQIAAWQDVARALAHELKNPLTAMRLSLARLSPQDAGTPPDPTRLAEAVALLQEEVELLMRMTQSFSTFARLPAPRFQDVALRPLLAEVCALYAGTSPVPVMLDPGEDVSLRADPDGLRRLFGNLVKNATEASAPDAPPVHVALHGAADGRVHVTVSDGGSGVTGVLEGPALTRGLFSTKPGGSGLGLPIAQKIAHEHGGTLRLEPGAQGGTRAQVVLPSDASQVPT
- a CDS encoding sigma-54-dependent transcriptional regulator, which translates into the protein MKTGARILIVDDDPGVLRAVRGLLQDGGFTPVEARSTAEASRLLEAPDAPPALMLLDLRMPGETGLELLARLPKPLPVPVVVLSGEASPTEAVQALKLGATDFVEKPPSPERLLTALHNALALGALREERERLLDALAQPGNLVGESPAMESLRQLIARVGPSDTAVLITGETGTGKERVAQALHKASGRKGRLVAVNCAAIPSTLLESELFGHERGAFSGAVARRAGRFEQAQGGTLFLDELGDMPLELQAKLLRVLETRQVERLGGTLPVPVDVRILAATHQDLGRAVKEGRFRQDLFFRLNVLPLHLPPLRERPEDLLPLARVFAAELAGPKTPLVLAPGAEAALRAYPWPGNVRELRNVIERLNLLRGEGPLELGPDAVAAPTGAAPAPRRTLGDKSYREHVEDFERDLIRAALREGESIAGAARILQVDRGNLYRRIKALGLPVSS